One genomic region from Streptomyces sp. NBC_00457 encodes:
- a CDS encoding pirin family protein: MSNLDREAVPALCGGRGFVVPEPVRELLSPRHVKLGESTEVRRLLPNLGRRMVGAWCFVDHYGPDDIADESGMQVPPHPHMGLQTVSWLHEGEVLHRDSTGSLQTIRPRELGLMTSGRAISHSEESPRSHARLLHGAQLWVALPDGHRHTDPRFEHHGELPVVTAPGLRATMILGELDGAASPGTTYTPIVGADLALAGGADVRLPLEPDFEYAVLSMSGEARVDGVPVLPGSMLYLGCGRTELPLHAASDAGLMLLGGEPFEEELIMWWNFIGRTQADIEQAREDWMTGSRFGDVKGYDGDPLLAPELPPLPLKPRGRVR; encoded by the coding sequence ATGAGCAATCTTGATCGCGAGGCGGTTCCCGCTCTGTGCGGCGGCCGCGGCTTCGTCGTGCCGGAGCCCGTGCGGGAACTTCTCAGCCCTCGCCACGTCAAGCTCGGCGAGTCCACCGAGGTCCGCCGTCTCCTGCCCAACCTGGGCCGCCGTATGGTCGGCGCCTGGTGCTTCGTCGATCATTACGGCCCCGACGACATCGCCGACGAGTCCGGCATGCAGGTTCCGCCGCACCCGCACATGGGATTGCAGACGGTGAGCTGGCTGCACGAGGGCGAGGTGCTGCACCGCGACTCGACGGGCAGCCTGCAGACCATCCGCCCGCGCGAACTGGGCCTGATGACCTCGGGCCGGGCGATCAGCCACTCCGAGGAGAGCCCCCGCTCGCACGCCCGCCTCCTGCACGGCGCCCAGCTGTGGGTCGCCCTCCCCGACGGCCACCGCCACACCGACCCGCGCTTCGAGCACCACGGCGAGCTGCCCGTCGTCACGGCGCCCGGCCTCAGGGCCACGATGATCCTCGGCGAGCTCGACGGCGCCGCCTCGCCCGGCACGACGTACACCCCGATCGTCGGCGCCGACCTGGCCCTCGCCGGCGGCGCGGACGTACGCCTGCCGCTGGAACCGGACTTCGAATACGCCGTACTGTCCATGTCCGGCGAGGCACGGGTGGACGGAGTGCCGGTGCTGCCCGGCTCGATGCTCTACCTCGGCTGCGGCCGCACCGAACTGCCGCTGCACGCCGCGTCGGACGCGGGGCTGATGCTCCTCGGCGGCGAGCCGTTCGAGGAGGAGCTGATCATGTGGTGGAACTTCATCGGACGCACCCAGGCCGACATCGAACAGGCCCGCGAGGACTGGATGACCGGCTCCCGCTTCGGCGACGTGAAGGGCTACGACGGTGATCCCCTCCTGGCGCCGGAACTGCCGCCGCTGCCGTTGAAGCCGCGGGGCAGGGTGCGCTGA
- a CDS encoding MarR family winged helix-turn-helix transcriptional regulator, with amino-acid sequence MSIASEGATPGFLVWRLSTKWRVAVDRAVTPLGLTHAQYALVASLYGMQRGGERPSQRRLADHTGLEPLYVSKLARTLETAGLLERARDPRDPRAVQLALTEQGRERTREAIKVVHGLLQQLLEPLGGLDSPRTREFTRDLATLLDAPLDPFAMDRESDKEQS; translated from the coding sequence ATGAGCATCGCTTCCGAGGGCGCGACGCCCGGTTTTCTGGTCTGGCGGCTGTCCACGAAGTGGCGTGTCGCGGTCGACCGCGCCGTGACCCCGCTGGGACTGACCCACGCGCAGTACGCGCTGGTGGCCTCGTTGTACGGCATGCAGCGCGGCGGCGAGCGCCCCAGCCAGCGGCGCCTCGCGGACCACACCGGTCTCGAACCGCTGTATGTCTCCAAGCTGGCGCGAACCCTCGAAACGGCCGGCCTGCTCGAACGCGCCCGTGATCCCCGCGACCCGCGCGCGGTGCAACTGGCCCTGACCGAGCAGGGCCGTGAGCGGACCCGGGAGGCGATCAAGGTCGTCCACGGCCTGCTGCAACAGCTGCTGGAGCCCCTCGGCGGCCTCGACAGCCCGCGCACCCGGGAGTTCACCCGCGATCTGGCCACCCTGCTCGACGCACCTCTTGATCCGTTCGCCATGGACCGTGAGTCCGACAAGGAGCAGTCATGA
- a CDS encoding MarR family transcriptional regulator, with product MTTTTPPVDPRVIALAHYAGRALLEQALTRHGATFQQSVTLRSAATAGGPIERDRLVDSVVGALKIDATDSHSVVDELLAANLLAPQGPSQLRITDAGRALLDRTSAETAPITARIYAGIPAEELAIAGRVLTLITERANAELAAMAH from the coding sequence ATGACCACCACCACTCCCCCGGTCGACCCCCGTGTCATAGCCCTGGCCCACTACGCCGGCCGCGCGCTTCTCGAGCAGGCACTGACTCGCCACGGCGCCACGTTCCAGCAGTCCGTCACCCTCCGGTCCGCCGCCACCGCCGGCGGACCGATCGAGCGGGACCGCCTCGTCGACAGTGTCGTCGGCGCGCTGAAGATCGACGCAACGGACTCACACTCCGTGGTCGACGAACTGCTCGCGGCCAACCTGCTGGCCCCTCAAGGGCCGTCCCAGCTGCGGATCACGGACGCCGGACGGGCACTGCTCGACCGGACGTCGGCCGAGACCGCCCCCATCACCGCCCGGATCTACGCCGGTATCCCGGCCGAGGAACTGGCCATCGCCGGGCGGGTACTGACCCTCATCACCGAGCGGGCCAACGCCGAGCTCGCCGCCATGGCCCACTGA
- a CDS encoding tetratricopeptide repeat protein — protein sequence MDTTYYDHGTEAERWERARMFFDARDYAAAARVLVGLVEEVPEQTGPRLLLARAYYHSAQLRRAETELRTLVERDPVEHYARLMLGRTLQRQGRHEEAEQHMRLASALAGDFERL from the coding sequence GTGGACACGACGTACTACGACCACGGAACAGAGGCGGAGCGCTGGGAGCGCGCGCGGATGTTCTTCGACGCCAGGGACTACGCCGCCGCGGCGCGCGTGCTGGTCGGGCTGGTCGAGGAGGTGCCGGAGCAGACCGGACCGCGGCTGCTGCTGGCGCGCGCCTACTACCACTCGGCCCAACTGCGCCGCGCGGAGACCGAGTTGCGCACGCTCGTCGAGCGCGACCCGGTGGAGCACTACGCCCGGCTGATGCTGGGCCGGACCCTGCAGCGACAGGGGCGGCACGAGGAGGCGGAGCAGCACATGCGTCTCGCCTCGGCGCTCGCCGGGGACTTCGAGCGGCTGTGA
- a CDS encoding PepSY-associated TM helix domain-containing protein has translation MSIAPSTSTDEAPKVATPAPSPSRWAPLRPLVLRLHFYAGLFVAPFLLVAATTGLLYAASFQAEKIVYADEMTVPVGDTKLPISEQVAAARKAHPDGTVSAVRPSPADDASTRVLLSGVKGVDDTHTLAVFVDPYTAEVRGALEQYGSTGALPLRTWIDEFHRDLHLGENGRLYSEFAASWLWVIAGGGVVLWLSRRRALRKVRGTSGRRRTLGLHGTVGVWAAIGFFFLSATGLTWSTYTGANIDELRTSLGHSTPSVSATSGGDHGGHGAAAGSGGNGDHGVGLDEILAAARSEGLGDPVEIVPPADASSAYVVKQVQRSWPEKQDSAAIDPATGEVTDVLRFDDYPLLAKLTRWGIDLHTGILFGLVNQIALMLLALSLILLIVMGYRMWWQRGRGSAFGRPIPRGAWQQVPPQILVPLVAVIAVLGYFVPLLGIPLAAFIVVDVVLGEIAHRRGRRTPRNAEA, from the coding sequence ATGTCCATCGCTCCCTCGACCTCCACGGACGAGGCCCCGAAAGTCGCCACCCCGGCGCCGTCCCCCAGCAGATGGGCCCCGCTCCGCCCCCTGGTCCTGCGTCTGCACTTCTACGCGGGACTCTTCGTCGCACCGTTCCTGCTCGTCGCCGCCACCACCGGTCTGCTGTACGCCGCCTCGTTCCAGGCCGAGAAGATCGTGTACGCCGACGAGATGACCGTCCCGGTCGGCGACACCAAACTGCCGATCTCCGAGCAGGTGGCCGCCGCCCGCAAGGCCCACCCCGACGGCACGGTCTCGGCGGTACGCCCCTCCCCGGCGGACGACGCGAGTACCCGGGTGCTGCTGTCCGGCGTCAAGGGCGTCGACGACACCCATACCCTCGCCGTGTTCGTCGACCCGTACACGGCCGAGGTGCGTGGCGCCCTCGAACAGTACGGCTCGACCGGCGCCCTGCCGCTGCGCACCTGGATCGACGAGTTCCACCGGGACCTGCACCTCGGCGAGAACGGCCGCCTCTACAGCGAGTTCGCCGCGAGCTGGCTGTGGGTGATCGCGGGCGGCGGCGTGGTGCTGTGGCTGTCCCGCCGCCGGGCCCTTCGGAAGGTACGGGGAACCAGCGGGCGGCGCCGCACACTCGGCCTGCACGGGACCGTGGGCGTCTGGGCCGCGATCGGGTTCTTCTTCCTGTCCGCGACCGGCCTGACCTGGTCGACCTACACGGGCGCCAACATCGACGAACTGCGGACCTCGCTCGGCCACTCCACCCCGTCGGTCTCGGCGACCTCGGGCGGCGACCACGGTGGCCACGGTGCCGCGGCCGGTTCCGGGGGGAACGGCGATCACGGTGTCGGCCTCGACGAGATCCTGGCCGCCGCGCGCTCCGAAGGGCTCGGCGATCCGGTCGAGATCGTCCCGCCCGCCGACGCGTCGTCCGCGTACGTCGTCAAGCAGGTGCAGCGCAGCTGGCCGGAGAAGCAGGACTCGGCCGCGATCGACCCGGCCACCGGCGAGGTCACCGACGTGCTGCGGTTCGACGACTATCCGCTGCTCGCGAAGCTGACCCGTTGGGGCATCGATCTGCACACCGGAATCCTCTTCGGCCTGGTCAACCAGATCGCCCTGATGCTTCTCGCGCTCAGCCTGATCCTGCTGATCGTGATGGGCTACCGCATGTGGTGGCAGCGTGGACGCGGCTCCGCCTTCGGCCGGCCGATCCCGCGCGGTGCCTGGCAGCAGGTGCCCCCGCAGATCCTCGTGCCCCTGGTCGCCGTGATCGCCGTCCTTGGCTACTTCGTGCCGCTGCTCGGCATTCCACTGGCCGCGTTCATCGTGGTGGACGTGGTGCTCGGGGAGATCGCCCACCGCCGTGGGCGACGGACGCCGCGCAACGCGGAGGCATGA
- a CDS encoding peptide deformylase, with amino-acid sequence MASPHDRAPLAELVEELLATKGPLTIVEAGEPVLRHAAEPFDGQLDPALLARFVAALRGTMHAAPGVGLAAPQVGVPLRIAVIEDPAPVPDEVRVARGRVPQPFRVLVNPSYEAVGPGRAAFFEGCLSVPGWQAVVARHAEVRLTGEDESGRPLDEVFSGWPARIVQHETDHLDGTLYLDRAEPRSLSSGRAMAERWAQPTPDAAAAALGFRLPEV; translated from the coding sequence ATGGCATCTCCCCATGACCGCGCGCCCCTTGCCGAGCTGGTCGAGGAACTCCTCGCCACCAAGGGGCCGCTGACCATCGTCGAGGCGGGCGAACCGGTGCTGCGGCACGCCGCCGAGCCCTTCGACGGACAGCTGGACCCCGCGCTGCTGGCGCGCTTCGTCGCGGCGCTGCGCGGCACGATGCACGCGGCGCCGGGTGTGGGCCTGGCGGCCCCGCAGGTGGGGGTACCGCTGCGGATCGCGGTCATCGAGGACCCGGCGCCGGTTCCCGACGAGGTGCGCGTGGCGCGCGGGCGGGTGCCGCAGCCGTTCCGGGTGCTGGTCAATCCGTCGTACGAAGCCGTCGGGCCCGGCCGGGCCGCGTTCTTCGAGGGCTGCCTCAGCGTGCCGGGCTGGCAGGCGGTGGTGGCACGGCACGCCGAGGTGCGGCTGACGGGCGAGGACGAGTCCGGCCGCCCGCTGGACGAGGTGTTCAGCGGCTGGCCCGCGCGGATCGTGCAGCACGAGACGGATCACCTCGACGGCACCCTGTATCTGGACCGCGCGGAGCCGCGCTCACTGTCCTCGGGCCGGGCGATGGCCGAACGCTGGGCGCAGCCGACGCCGGATGCGGCGGCGGCTGCCCTGGGATTCCGGCTGCCCGAGGTGTGA
- a CDS encoding dihydrolipoyl dehydrogenase family protein encodes MTETDSNVYDVVVLGAGPVGENVADRTRAAGLSTAVVESELVGGECSYWACMPSKALLRPVIAQADARRLPGLRQSVQGPLDTAAVLARRDEFTSHWKDDGQVQWIEGIGADLHRGHGRLTGPREVTVTGPDGEQRVLTARHAVVVATGTRALVPDLPGLADVGPWTSREATSAKAAPGQLIVVGGGVVATEMAAAWQALGSQVTLLVRGKGLLNRMEPFAGELVGDGLTEAGVDVRTGTSLASVTRENGTVVAMTGAGDRIEGDEILFATGRAPRTDDIGLDTVGLEPGSWLPVDDSLRVTGSDWLYAVGDVNHRALLTHQGKYQARIAGAAIAARASGVPLLESEPWGAHAATADHAAVPQVVFTDPEAAAVGLSLAEAEQAGHRVRAVDVELSSVAGAGLYADGYRGRARMVVDLEREILLGVTFVGPGVGELIHSATIAVAGQVPIGRLWHAVPSYPTISEIWLRLLEAYRDN; translated from the coding sequence ATGACGGAAACGGATTCCAACGTGTACGACGTCGTGGTGCTCGGAGCCGGGCCCGTGGGGGAGAACGTCGCCGACCGCACCCGTGCGGCCGGTCTCTCCACCGCGGTCGTGGAGAGCGAGCTGGTCGGCGGCGAGTGCTCGTACTGGGCGTGCATGCCCAGCAAGGCCCTGCTGCGCCCGGTCATCGCCCAGGCCGACGCCCGCCGCCTCCCCGGTCTGCGGCAGTCGGTACAGGGCCCGCTGGACACGGCCGCGGTCCTCGCCCGCCGCGACGAGTTCACCTCCCACTGGAAGGACGACGGCCAGGTCCAGTGGATCGAGGGCATCGGCGCCGACCTCCACCGCGGCCACGGCCGCCTCACCGGACCCCGCGAGGTCACCGTGACCGGCCCGGACGGCGAGCAGCGCGTCCTGACCGCACGGCACGCCGTCGTGGTCGCCACCGGCACCCGCGCCCTCGTGCCCGATCTGCCCGGGCTCGCCGACGTCGGGCCGTGGACCAGCCGGGAAGCCACCAGCGCGAAGGCCGCGCCCGGGCAGCTGATCGTGGTGGGCGGCGGAGTCGTCGCCACCGAGATGGCCGCCGCCTGGCAGGCCCTCGGCTCGCAGGTCACGCTCCTCGTCCGCGGCAAGGGCCTGCTCAACCGCATGGAGCCGTTCGCCGGCGAGTTGGTCGGCGACGGGCTCACGGAAGCGGGCGTGGACGTCCGTACCGGCACGTCGCTCGCGTCGGTCACCCGTGAGAACGGCACGGTCGTCGCCATGACCGGGGCCGGTGACCGTATCGAGGGCGACGAGATCCTCTTCGCCACCGGGCGCGCCCCGCGCACCGACGACATCGGCCTGGACACGGTCGGCCTGGAGCCGGGCTCCTGGCTGCCGGTCGACGACAGTCTGCGCGTCACCGGCAGCGACTGGCTCTACGCGGTCGGCGACGTCAACCACCGCGCCCTCCTCACCCACCAGGGCAAGTACCAGGCCCGGATCGCGGGCGCCGCCATCGCCGCCCGCGCCTCCGGCGTACCGCTCCTGGAGTCGGAGCCGTGGGGCGCCCATGCCGCCACCGCCGACCACGCGGCCGTACCCCAGGTCGTGTTCACCGACCCGGAAGCCGCGGCCGTAGGACTCTCCCTGGCCGAGGCGGAACAGGCGGGCCACCGCGTCCGCGCCGTGGACGTCGAGCTGTCCTCGGTGGCCGGCGCGGGCCTGTACGCCGACGGCTACCGCGGCCGCGCCCGTATGGTCGTCGACCTGGAGCGCGAGATCCTGCTGGGCGTCACCTTCGTCGGCCCCGGCGTCGGTGAACTGATCCACTCGGCCACGATCGCGGTCGCCGGGCAGGTCCCGATCGGCCGGCTGTGGCACGCGGTGCCGTCCTACCCGACGATCAGCGAGATCTGGCTGCGGCTGCTGGAGGCCTACCGGGACAACTGA
- the trxA gene encoding thioredoxin produces the protein MSSTVELTKENFDQTVTDNDFVLIDFWASWCGPCRQFAPVYEQAAQDNPDLVFGKVDTEAQPELAQAFGIQSIPTLMIVRDRVAVFSQPGALPEAALTDVIGQARKLDMDEVRKAVEEQQAKAEQNGE, from the coding sequence ATGAGCAGCACCGTGGAGCTCACCAAGGAGAACTTCGACCAGACGGTCACGGACAACGACTTCGTCCTGATCGACTTCTGGGCGTCCTGGTGCGGGCCGTGCCGTCAGTTCGCCCCGGTCTACGAACAGGCCGCCCAGGACAACCCCGACCTGGTGTTCGGCAAGGTGGACACGGAGGCGCAGCCCGAGCTGGCCCAGGCCTTCGGTATCCAGTCGATCCCGACGCTGATGATCGTCCGGGACCGGGTCGCCGTGTTCTCGCAGCCCGGCGCCCTGCCCGAGGCCGCGCTGACCGACGTCATCGGACAGGCCCGGAAGCTGGACATGGACGAGGTCCGCAAGGCCGTCGAGGAGCAGCAGGCCAAGGCCGAGCAGAACGGCGAGTGA
- a CDS encoding 4-hydroxybenzoate 3-monooxygenase codes for MRTTVGIIGGGPAGLLLARLLHRAGIDCVVLESRTRQYVEQRQRAGMLEQGTVDALREAGAADRLDAEGLVHQGIELRFDRERHHLDFPALTGGRTVTIYAQTEIVKDLVALQLAEGPPLLFEAEALAVERTESEAPVVRFRHEGREQALTCDWVAGCDGSHGIARDSFPAARSRSYAHDYPYSWLGILAEVPPSCDELIYARGEHGFALHSMRSTSVSRLYLQVPNGTDPDEWPDDRIWDELAARFAIDADWTLRRGPITAKSVTPMRSYVHEPMRHGRLLLAGDAAHIVPPTGAKGLNLAVSDVRVLARAFGELHRTGSEQLLDRYSELCLARVWQATRFSYDMTTMLHVRPDGDTFDDRLQRARLRRITASRHAAAELAANYAGLPLAL; via the coding sequence CGTGCTGGAGAGCAGAACGAGACAGTACGTCGAACAGCGCCAGCGCGCCGGCATGCTGGAGCAGGGCACGGTCGACGCCCTGCGCGAGGCCGGCGCCGCCGACCGCCTGGACGCCGAGGGACTGGTCCACCAGGGCATCGAGCTGCGCTTCGACCGGGAACGGCACCACCTCGACTTCCCGGCCCTCACCGGCGGCCGTACCGTCACGATCTACGCCCAGACCGAGATCGTGAAGGACCTCGTGGCGCTCCAACTGGCCGAAGGGCCACCGCTGTTGTTCGAAGCGGAGGCGCTCGCCGTGGAGAGGACGGAGAGCGAGGCACCCGTCGTACGGTTCCGGCACGAGGGCCGTGAGCAGGCGCTGACCTGCGACTGGGTGGCCGGCTGCGACGGCTCCCACGGCATCGCCCGGGACAGCTTCCCGGCCGCCCGCAGTCGCTCGTACGCGCACGACTACCCGTACTCCTGGCTCGGGATCCTCGCCGAAGTCCCGCCGTCCTGCGACGAGTTGATCTACGCCCGTGGCGAGCACGGCTTCGCCCTGCACAGCATGCGTTCGACGAGCGTCTCACGCCTGTATCTGCAGGTCCCGAACGGCACCGATCCCGACGAATGGCCGGACGACCGCATCTGGGACGAACTCGCCGCCCGCTTCGCCATCGACGCCGACTGGACCCTGCGCCGCGGCCCGATCACGGCCAAGTCGGTGACGCCGATGCGGAGTTACGTCCACGAACCGATGCGCCACGGACGGCTGCTGCTCGCCGGAGACGCCGCCCACATCGTGCCGCCCACCGGGGCCAAGGGCCTCAACCTCGCCGTGTCCGACGTACGCGTCCTCGCCCGCGCCTTCGGCGAGCTGCACCGCACCGGGTCGGAGCAACTCCTCGACAGGTACTCGGAGTTGTGTCTCGCCCGGGTCTGGCAGGCGACGCGATTCTCGTACGACATGACGACGATGCTGCACGTCCGGCCGGACGGGGACACCTTCGACGACCGGCTCCAGCGGGCCCGCCTGCGCCGGATCACCGCATCCCGCCACGCGGCCGCCGAGCTGGCCGCGAACTACGCGGGACTGCCGCTGGCGCTGTAG